The Mesobacillus jeotgali genome window below encodes:
- the mnmE gene encoding tRNA uridine-5-carboxymethylaminomethyl(34) synthesis GTPase MnmE, translated as MEFDTIAAISTPMGEGAIAIVRLSGDQAFEIADRLFRGVGSKKLSEVASHTIHYGHLIEPKTGQVAEEVMVSVMRGPKTFTKEDVVEINCHGGLVSVNRVLQLVLNQGARLAEPGEFTKRAFLNGRIDLSQAEAVIDLIRAKTDRAMNLALGQMEGRLSRLIQKLRQEILEILAHVEVNIDYPEYDDVEEMTHHMLLEKAKYVKGELEKLLQTSQQGKILREGLSTVIVGRPNVGKSSLLNSLVHENKAIVTDIPGTTRDVIEEYVNVRGVPLRLLDTAGIRETEDIVERIGVERSRQVLKEADLILLVLNYSDELSEEDRNIFKAVEGMDVIVIVNKTDLPQKIDMDQVKELTKDYALVTTSLLEDKGVDELEEAISSLFFSGAIEAGDMTYVSNSRHIALLNQAVHSIEEAISGVEMGTPIDIVQIDLTRSWELLGEIIGESVHESLIDQLFSQFCLGK; from the coding sequence ATGGAATTTGATACGATTGCGGCGATTTCCACGCCAATGGGTGAGGGTGCGATTGCGATTGTCCGTTTGAGCGGGGATCAAGCTTTCGAAATAGCAGATCGATTGTTCAGAGGGGTGGGCAGCAAGAAGCTGAGCGAAGTGGCTTCGCATACCATCCACTACGGCCATTTGATTGAGCCAAAAACTGGACAAGTAGCAGAAGAGGTTATGGTTTCTGTCATGAGAGGGCCAAAAACGTTCACGAAAGAGGATGTAGTCGAAATCAACTGCCATGGGGGTCTTGTTTCTGTAAACCGTGTGCTCCAGCTTGTTCTGAACCAGGGAGCGAGACTGGCGGAGCCGGGCGAATTTACAAAACGGGCTTTTTTAAATGGACGGATTGACCTTTCCCAGGCGGAGGCAGTCATTGACTTGATCAGAGCCAAAACGGACCGGGCGATGAACCTGGCACTTGGCCAGATGGAGGGGCGCTTATCAAGGCTCATTCAGAAGCTGCGCCAGGAAATCCTTGAAATCCTTGCGCATGTCGAAGTGAATATCGATTATCCGGAGTATGACGATGTTGAAGAAATGACGCATCACATGCTTTTGGAGAAGGCGAAGTATGTAAAAGGGGAACTTGAAAAACTCCTGCAAACCTCGCAGCAGGGAAAAATACTGCGTGAAGGACTGTCGACCGTCATTGTTGGCCGTCCGAATGTAGGGAAGTCTTCCTTGCTTAACAGCCTTGTGCATGAAAATAAAGCAATTGTTACTGATATACCAGGAACCACGCGTGATGTAATTGAAGAATATGTCAATGTCCGTGGTGTTCCTTTAAGACTTCTTGATACAGCGGGAATCCGCGAAACCGAAGATATTGTAGAAAGAATTGGTGTTGAACGGTCTCGTCAGGTTCTGAAGGAAGCTGATTTGATTTTGCTCGTTCTGAACTATTCGGATGAGCTTTCGGAAGAGGATCGGAACATTTTCAAAGCGGTTGAGGGAATGGACGTAATTGTTATCGTCAACAAAACCGACCTTCCGCAAAAAATAGATATGGACCAGGTGAAGGAGCTTACGAAGGATTATGCTCTTGTCACCACTTCATTGCTTGAGGACAAGGGAGTGGATGAGCTGGAAGAAGCGATTTCAAGCCTGTTCTTTTCAGGTGCGATCGAAGCAGGCGACATGACGTATGTTTCGAACAGCCGCCATATTGCACTCCTGAATCAGGCTGTCCATTCAATAGAAGAAGCAATCTCTGGTGTCGAAATGGGAACGCCAATCGATATCGTCCAGATTGATTTGACTCGTTCTTGGGAGCTGCTTGGCGAAATCATCGGAGAAAGCGTCCATGAAAGCTTGATTGACCAGTTGTTCTCCCAGTTCTGTTTAGGAAAGTAA